Proteins encoded by one window of Nicotiana tabacum cultivar K326 chromosome 10, ASM71507v2, whole genome shotgun sequence:
- the LOC107780902 gene encoding pentatricopeptide repeat-containing protein At5g50390, chloroplastic-like, with translation MDISLPLDQLRSSCKYVAFLKNPQVLKERFHLYGHCSLFSKKRYKNAFLKIKGSLSEHRFIKPRPMLKPSKREENLIEEKVTQIEDSSSSGISAQIEKLVFHKRYHEALDFFELLECEGGCQLGSSTYDALITACIGLRSIRGVKRVHNHMVSSGLVLDQYLWNRVLSMHVKCKMMLDARMVFNEMPERNSISWNTMVGGLVDLGDYVEAFRLFFVMLEEEEEFSGSDSRIYATMIRASSGLEVISLGQQLHCCALKMGEDDNVFMSCALIDMYSKCGSIEDAQFVFDQMPVKTTVGWNTIIAGYALHGYSEEALRMYYEMRDADVKMDHFTFSIIIRVCTRLASLEHAKQAHAGLVRHGFGFDIVANTALVDFYIKWGRIEDARNVFERMPKKNVISWNALIGGYGNHGQGIEAVELFERMVCEGMMPNHVTFLAVLSACRFSGLSDRGWEIFESMSRDYSVKPRAMHYACMIELLGREGLLDEAFALIKDAPFRPTINMWAALLTACRVHKNFELGKFAAEKLYGMEPEKLSNYVMLLNIYNSSGKQEEAAAVVQTLKRKGLRIKPACTWIEIKKQPHVFLSGDNCHEQTKEIYQKLDELMLEISKHGYVTEGKTLLPDVDEREQKLPHYHSEKLAISFGLISTSSSTSLQLVQSHRICSDCHNAIKLIAMITKREIVVRDGSRFHRFKNSTCSCGDYW, from the coding sequence ATGGACATATCGTTGCCACTGGATCAGCTAAGGAGCAGCTGTAAGTATGTTgctttcttgaaaaacccacaagttTTAAAGGAAAGATTTCATCTTTATGGGCATTGCTCTTTATTCAGTAAGAAAAGGTACAAAAATGCGTTTTTAAAGATCAAAGGCTCACTTTCTGAACATAGGTTTATAAAGCCAAGACCAATGTTAAAACCTTCAAAAAGGGAGGAAAATTTGATTGAAGAAAAAGTGACCCAAATTGAGGATTCTTCAAGTTCAGGGATTAGTGCACAAATAGAGAAGTTAGTTTTTCATAAAAGGTATCACGAGGCGCTTGATTTTTTCGAGCTGTTAGAATGTGAAGGTGGTTGTCAGTTAGGTAGTAGCACTTATGATGCTTTGATTACTGCTTGTATTGGGTTAAGGTCAATCAGAGGTGTTAAAAGAGTGCATAATCATATGGTTAGTTCAGGATTGGTATTAGACCAGTATTTATGGAATAGGGTGTTGTCTATGCATGTGAAATGTAAGATGATGCTAGATGCACGTATGGTATTCAATGAAATGCCCGAGAGGAACTCGATTTCTTGGAATACGATGGTTGGTGGGCTAGTGGATTTAGGGGATTATGTAGAGGCATTTAGGTTGTTTTTCGTGATgctggaggaggaggaggagttcTCTGGTTCCGATTCTCGGATATATGCCACGATGATTAGAGCATCTTCTGGTTTAGAGGTTATTTCTTTGGGACAGCAGTTGCATTGTTGTGCTTTGAAAATGGGGGAAGACGATAATGTTTTCATGTCTTGTGCTTTAATTGATATGTACAGCAAGTGCGGTAGCATAGAGGATGCACAGTTTGTTTTTGATCAGATGCCGGTGAAGACTACAGTAGGGTGGAATACGATTATTGCTGGTTATGCTCTCCATGGCTATAGTGAGGAGGCTTTACGTATGTACTATGAGATGCGAGATGCTGATGTCAAAATGGATCACTTCACATTTTCAATCATAATCAGAGTTTGCACTAGATTAGCTTCACTAGAGCATGCTAAACAAGCTCATGCTGGGCTAGTTCGACATGGATTTGGATTTGATATAGTTGCCAACACAGCACTAGTTGATTTCTATATCAAATGGGGAAGGATAGAAGATGCTCGGAATGTTTTTGAGAGGATGCCCAAAAAGAATGTTATTTCCTGGAATGCTTTAATAGGTGGATATGGTAATCATGGCCAAGGGATTGAGGCTGTTGAGCTATTTGAGCGAATGGTTTGCGAAGGAATGATGCCCAATCATGTTACTTTTCTGGCTGTTTTATCTGCATGTCGTTTTTCTGGTTTATCAGATCGTGGGTGGGAAATATTTGAATCAATGAGTAGAGATTACAGTGTGAAGCCTCGAGCAATGCACTATGCATGTATGATTGAATTGTTGGGTAGAGAAGGACTTTTAGATGAAGCTTTTGCATTAATCAAAGATGCTCCTTTTAGGCCTACTATTAATATGTGGGCGGCGTTACTGACAGCTTGTAGAGTCCACAAGAATTTTGAGCTTGGAAAATTTGCAGCTGAGAAACTGTACGGTATGGAACCAGAAAAACTTAGCAATTATGTGATGCTTTTAAATATCTACAACAGTTCCGGCAAGCAAGAAGAAGCTGCTGCAGTTGTTCAAACATTGAAGAGAAAAGGTCTGAGGATAAAGCCGGCATGTACATGGATAGAAATAAAGAAGCAGCCACATGTTTTCCTGTCCGGAGATAACTGCCATGAGCAGACGAAGGAGATATATCAAAAATTGGATGAGCTTATGCTGGAGATTTCCAAGCATGGCTATGTTACAGAGGGAAAAACCTTACTACCCGATGTAGATGAACGGGAACAAAAATTGCCACATTATCACAGTGAAAAATTGGCAATATCTTTTGGGCTCATAAGCACATCCAGTTCAACCTCACTGCAACTTGTTCAAAGCCATAGGATTTGCAGCGATTGTCACAATGCGATTAAGTTGATAGCCATGATTACTAAGCGAGAAATTGTTGTTAGGGATGGCAGCAGATTTCATAGATTCAAGAACAGCACTTGTTCTTGTGGTGACTACTGGTGA